From Pseudoalteromonas rubra, one genomic window encodes:
- the cmoA gene encoding carboxy-S-adenosyl-L-methionine synthase CmoA codes for MTGKDSIYATEQEVRDFTFDANVVEVFPDMIQRSVPGYATIVSTMGKLAGQYAQSNSNLYDLGCSLGAVTLSMRRNIDKENCRIIAVDNSLPMVERCQMHLKGFKSDVPVDVQLGDINELAIDNASVVAMNFTLQFIPQDQRAIVLEKIYQGLKPGGVLLLSEKIKGENDIKDNLLIDLHHDFKRHNGYSELEISQKRTAIENIMRTDSLSAHRNRLEQIGFAHTQVWYQCFNFCSMIAIK; via the coding sequence GTGACGGGCAAAGACAGTATATATGCCACAGAGCAAGAAGTCAGAGACTTCACCTTCGACGCAAACGTTGTAGAAGTATTTCCGGACATGATCCAGCGCTCAGTGCCGGGTTATGCCACCATAGTCAGTACCATGGGCAAACTGGCAGGACAGTATGCTCAGAGTAACTCAAATCTATATGATTTGGGCTGCTCACTAGGCGCAGTAACCCTAAGTATGCGCCGTAATATCGACAAAGAGAATTGCCGCATTATCGCTGTAGACAACTCTTTGCCTATGGTTGAGCGCTGTCAGATGCATCTTAAGGGCTTTAAGTCCGATGTCCCGGTAGATGTGCAACTGGGCGACATCAACGAATTAGCGATCGACAACGCCAGCGTCGTTGCAATGAACTTTACTTTACAGTTCATTCCTCAGGACCAAAGAGCCATAGTACTGGAAAAGATATACCAGGGACTTAAGCCTGGCGGTGTCTTGTTGCTCTCAGAGAAGATCAAAGGCGAAAATGATATCAAAGACAATCTGCTGATTGATCTTCACCATGACTTCAAGCGACACAATGGCTATTCAGAACTGGAGATCAGCCAAAAGCGTACCGCGATTGAAAACATAATGCGTACTGACAGCCTCAGCGCCCACAGAAATCGCCTCGAGCAGATTGGGTTTGCTCACACCCAGGTGTGGTATCAGTGCTTTAACTTCTGCTCCATGATTGCGATTAAATAA
- the nagK gene encoding N-acetylglucosamine kinase, with amino-acid sequence MMAKQVEHDQLYIGIDGGGTKCRATIYSAIHGVLGTGLGGPANPLHGFERTLESIMVSTQLALQDAGLRVEQVHELYAGLGLAGVNLPSLYDKIMRWDHPFKQMFLTTDLHTACIGAHEGEDGAVIITGTGSCGFVLVDGKSANYGGHGFAQGDIGSGSWMGLEAVKAVLLDLDGLGPNTALSQVFLQHFNTNTAMGIAEQMAGQPSSSYAKLARYVLDAAKGGDTLALEIVKTGADYVSRLARKLLENNPPRLSMIGGLSEPLSQWLDPEVANQVELPKQPPEMGAIYFAMQSIQRQSERLV; translated from the coding sequence ATGATGGCTAAACAGGTTGAACATGACCAGTTATATATAGGTATCGATGGTGGAGGGACGAAATGTCGCGCTACCATATACTCTGCAATACATGGCGTACTAGGCACTGGTCTTGGCGGTCCTGCGAACCCGCTGCACGGATTTGAAAGAACCTTAGAGTCAATCATGGTTTCTACTCAACTGGCATTACAGGACGCAGGACTTAGAGTAGAGCAGGTACATGAACTCTATGCAGGTTTAGGCCTTGCAGGCGTCAATTTACCGAGCTTATATGACAAAATTATGCGCTGGGATCACCCGTTTAAACAGATGTTTCTGACCACCGATTTGCATACTGCCTGTATTGGTGCACATGAAGGTGAAGATGGTGCTGTAATTATAACCGGAACTGGCTCTTGTGGCTTTGTGCTGGTGGATGGTAAAAGTGCCAATTATGGTGGACATGGCTTTGCTCAGGGAGACATTGGCAGTGGTTCCTGGATGGGACTGGAAGCAGTTAAGGCTGTACTGTTGGACTTAGACGGGTTAGGACCAAACACAGCGTTGTCACAGGTTTTCTTACAGCATTTTAATACCAATACTGCAATGGGCATTGCTGAGCAAATGGCAGGGCAGCCATCCAGCAGTTACGCCAAACTGGCGCGCTATGTATTGGATGCTGCGAAAGGTGGAGACACGCTTGCACTGGAGATTGTTAAAACGGGTGCTGATTATGTCAGTCGCCTTGCCCGCAAACTCCTGGAGAATAATCCGCCCAGATTATCAATGATTGGTGGTTTATCTGAGCCGCTTAGCCAGTGGCTAGACCCGGAAGTGGCAAATCAAGTAGAGCTGCCAAAGCAGCCGCCAGAAATGGGGGCTATTTATTTCGCCATGCAAAGCATTCAACGTCAATCGGAGCGCTTGGTATAA
- a CDS encoding isopenicillin N synthase family dioxygenase, with translation MQQLPTVDYQAPDAAKQFVESLRSTGFGVLKNHPIPQELVESIYKNWQEFFNSEEKHAFLFNKETQDGYFPPDVSEVAKGFTIKDIKEYFHVYPKGRVPAQLDAEIREYYRLANEFAAQLLSWVQAEAPEDVRAKFSIDLKDMIKESEQTLLRVLHYPPMTGDEEPGAIRAAAHGDINLLTVLPAANEPGLQVQRQDGSWLDVPCDFGNLIINIGDMLQEASGGYFPSTIHRVINPTGKASDKSRISLPLFLHPRPDVVLSERYTADSYLQERLQELGVK, from the coding sequence ATGCAACAGCTACCTACAGTTGACTATCAAGCGCCTGACGCGGCGAAACAATTTGTTGAATCTCTGCGCTCTACAGGCTTTGGTGTACTAAAGAACCACCCAATTCCTCAGGAACTGGTTGAGTCTATCTATAAAAACTGGCAAGAATTCTTTAACTCAGAAGAAAAGCATGCGTTTTTATTCAATAAAGAAACACAAGACGGTTACTTTCCGCCTGATGTATCTGAAGTTGCAAAGGGCTTCACAATTAAAGATATTAAAGAGTACTTCCACGTTTATCCAAAAGGCCGTGTACCGGCACAGTTGGATGCAGAAATTCGAGAGTACTACCGTCTGGCAAATGAATTTGCGGCGCAGCTACTAAGCTGGGTTCAGGCCGAAGCGCCTGAGGACGTGCGTGCTAAGTTCTCGATTGATCTAAAAGACATGATCAAAGAGTCTGAGCAAACGCTACTGCGTGTTTTACACTATCCGCCGATGACAGGTGACGAAGAACCAGGCGCTATCCGTGCAGCAGCGCATGGCGATATCAACTTGCTGACGGTATTGCCTGCAGCTAATGAACCTGGTCTGCAAGTACAAAGACAAGATGGCAGCTGGCTAGACGTGCCGTGCGATTTTGGCAACCTGATCATTAACATTGGTGATATGTTGCAAGAAGCGTCTGGCGGTTACTTCCCGTCTACTATTCACCGTGTGATCAACCCAACGGGTAAAGCCAGTGATAAGTCGCGCATCTCGTTGCCACTTTTCCTGCATCCGCGTCCGGATGTAGTACTGTCTGAGCGCTATACAGCAGATAGCTATCTGCAAGAGCGCCTTCAGGAGCTGGGTGTAAAATAA
- the nagA gene encoding N-acetylglucosamine-6-phosphate deacetylase — protein sequence MNRFLASRLFDGTQFKNDVEFVVDNGKLRFESHPSGSDVTRLEGITAPGFIDVQVNGGGGGFLNADPTLSCLTTIVTAHAQFGSTALMPTLITDQVAVMEQAADAIAEAIARKEPGVAGVHFEGPHLSHPKKGTHSEQFIRPISEREFAIYARTDLGIKMVTLAPETVPLSDIKRLVELGVKVSIGHSNADFETTMAALEAGADGFTHLFNAMSAYTSREPGVVGAALWEDNAWCGLIVDGHHVHPASAKLAIRSKQRGKIMLVTDAMPPVGTDDQEFDFFDGRKVIRTGDRLNSTTGELAGSVLDMASAVRNSVNTLDVTLSEALRMASLYPAQYLGLATKGRLIDDADADFVVLDDDLHVLQTFINGQRV from the coding sequence ATGAACAGATTTTTGGCCAGCCGTTTGTTTGACGGCACACAATTTAAAAATGATGTTGAGTTTGTTGTCGACAATGGCAAACTTCGATTTGAATCGCATCCGTCGGGAAGTGACGTGACGCGACTTGAAGGCATTACCGCACCGGGATTTATCGACGTTCAGGTTAATGGCGGCGGCGGTGGCTTCTTAAATGCTGACCCGACGTTATCGTGTCTGACGACCATTGTTACAGCACATGCGCAGTTTGGTTCAACTGCTTTAATGCCAACGTTGATCACTGACCAGGTTGCTGTGATGGAGCAAGCTGCAGATGCGATTGCTGAGGCCATTGCCCGTAAAGAACCAGGTGTTGCCGGCGTGCACTTTGAAGGTCCACATCTGTCGCACCCAAAGAAGGGCACACACAGCGAGCAGTTTATTCGTCCTATCTCTGAGCGTGAATTTGCCATTTACGCTCGTACAGACTTAGGGATCAAAATGGTCACTCTGGCTCCGGAAACCGTGCCCCTGAGTGACATCAAGCGCCTGGTTGAACTGGGCGTGAAAGTGTCGATTGGTCATTCTAATGCTGATTTTGAAACCACCATGGCAGCACTGGAAGCCGGGGCTGATGGCTTTACTCATTTGTTTAATGCCATGTCGGCATATACTTCACGTGAACCTGGTGTCGTAGGTGCGGCATTGTGGGAAGACAATGCCTGGTGTGGCCTGATCGTGGATGGTCATCATGTGCATCCAGCATCGGCAAAGCTGGCGATCCGTAGCAAACAGCGCGGTAAGATCATGCTGGTAACGGATGCCATGCCACCAGTGGGCACGGATGATCAGGAGTTCGACTTTTTTGATGGTCGCAAGGTGATCCGCACGGGTGACAGGTTGAATTCGACCACAGGCGAATTAGCAGGCAGTGTCTTGGACATGGCCAGTGCGGTGCGCAACAGTGTTAATACGCTTGACGTTACCTTGTCAGAAGCGCTGCGTATGGCTTCTTTGTATCCGGCACAGTATTTGGGTTTGGCAACTAAAGGACGTCTTATTGATGACGCCGATGCCGACTTTGTAGTGCTCGATGATGATCTTCATGTGTTGCAGACTTTTATTAACGGGCAACGCGTATAA
- a CDS encoding DUF3334 family protein has translation MAKNKVISTEDILSTLCHSVTEVLSSASGNQIAYSAMVQKITRTCMRPDIGCFVLFDGGFTGLVVTNFTAQAAMEVYQDYMRSMGMPESEIAQSHLSDDVSNVMGELMNQIVGDFTSKVREQLHTSITQNQPKMMAINKQVQISVDTTMDRPQARRVTFTTQGQNIFYLELAMDKTEFIKLHDYDITEAVDPDDIIASQRSKKAEPAKKAESPAEDVADDDFMADLGL, from the coding sequence ATGGCGAAAAATAAAGTGATCAGCACAGAAGATATCCTATCCACACTTTGTCACTCGGTGACTGAGGTTTTGTCCTCGGCAAGTGGCAATCAGATTGCCTATTCGGCAATGGTACAGAAGATCACCCGCACCTGTATGCGTCCAGATATTGGTTGTTTTGTCCTGTTTGATGGCGGTTTTACCGGTCTGGTTGTGACCAACTTTACTGCTCAGGCTGCAATGGAAGTTTATCAGGACTACATGCGGTCAATGGGGATGCCGGAAAGCGAAATTGCACAAAGTCATTTGTCAGACGACGTATCTAACGTGATGGGAGAACTGATGAACCAAATCGTTGGTGACTTCACCAGCAAAGTCCGTGAGCAGCTTCATACCTCTATCACACAGAACCAGCCTAAAATGATGGCGATCAATAAGCAGGTTCAGATATCGGTTGATACGACCATGGACAGACCACAGGCACGCCGCGTGACCTTCACCACCCAGGGCCAGAATATATTCTATCTGGAGCTGGCAATGGACAAGACGGAGTTTATCAAGCTACACGATTACGATATCACAGAAGCGGTGGACCCAGATGATATCATCGCCAGTCAGAGATCGAAAAAGGCAGAACCTGCGAAAAAAGCCGAGTCGCCAGCAGAAGATGTGGCAGACGACGACTTTATGGCCGATCTTGGGTTATAA
- a CDS encoding hybrid sensor histidine kinase/response regulator has product MADILVVDDVAENLHMLQLILRQQGHTVLAAINAEIALNIIKRKPPELVITDIKMPGTSGIELCKILKTEKHTSHIPVIFVSVHSDTDWIVEALHAGGNDYITKPFIPAEILARVDTQIKLLDAQKSAVKQQLSQVMNEMVIGVAHEINTPLGTAITAVSHCSDTVHKLMLDLQANRANLEVFADKLAQCDTSLALSQKNLTRVAKFVSMVKQIARVECPVSPTRVSLADLANKVYSAWSDKPVNVHVAVNQDHVAMFDGGLVASVLDTLIANSLSHGRQEGALQVNIVISIEDGQLGISCSDNGLGLDGISEEDMLKPFVTTKRGNTGHVGLSASVAANLIVNALDGTYSVRNHQNGLEWQISLPVDAV; this is encoded by the coding sequence ATGGCCGACATTTTGGTGGTTGATGATGTTGCTGAAAACCTGCATATGCTGCAATTGATCCTACGTCAGCAAGGACATACGGTGCTGGCGGCGATAAATGCTGAGATAGCCTTAAACATTATTAAGCGTAAACCACCTGAACTGGTGATCACGGACATAAAAATGCCAGGTACTTCGGGCATTGAATTGTGTAAGATACTGAAGACGGAAAAACACACCAGTCATATCCCGGTCATTTTTGTCAGCGTCCACAGTGACACCGACTGGATAGTCGAAGCACTGCATGCAGGCGGCAACGACTATATAACCAAGCCTTTTATTCCAGCCGAAATTCTCGCCAGAGTTGATACCCAAATAAAACTGCTGGATGCACAAAAAAGTGCTGTTAAACAGCAGCTTTCTCAGGTTATGAACGAAATGGTCATAGGCGTTGCCCATGAAATTAATACGCCACTGGGCACGGCCATTACCGCGGTGAGCCATTGCTCTGATACGGTGCATAAGCTCATGCTAGATTTGCAAGCAAACAGGGCCAATCTCGAAGTATTTGCAGATAAGCTGGCACAATGTGACACCAGCCTGGCGTTAAGCCAGAAAAACCTGACCCGGGTGGCAAAATTTGTTTCTATGGTGAAACAGATTGCCCGGGTTGAGTGCCCGGTGTCACCCACTCGAGTGAGTCTGGCCGACCTTGCTAATAAAGTGTATAGCGCCTGGTCGGACAAACCCGTCAATGTGCATGTTGCCGTCAATCAGGATCATGTGGCTATGTTTGATGGTGGGTTAGTGGCATCGGTATTAGACACTTTGATCGCCAATTCTCTGTCTCATGGTCGCCAGGAGGGGGCGCTTCAGGTGAATATCGTGATCTCGATAGAGGATGGGCAACTGGGTATCAGCTGTTCAGATAATGGTTTAGGGCTGGATGGAATTTCGGAAGAAGACATGCTCAAACCATTCGTAACGACAAAAAGAGGCAACACTGGCCATGTGGGACTGAGTGCCTCGGTGGCGGCGAACTTGATCGTTAATGCTTTGGATGGCACGTACAGTGTGCGCAATCACCAGAATGGTCTGGAGTGGCAAATATCATTACCTGTGGATGCAGTTTGA
- a CDS encoding PAS domain-containing hybrid sensor histidine kinase/response regulator, producing the protein MQLSQYLNSSQSDQLEKLAKFSTAELPIITGKLGSAAFKQTVQQPVSLFQAISTLPVESSAAQLATLHSDLRQLFVQTQAELNQPGFVVAAFNLANYHAELQHIMAELAQLNGLFMQQSQQLRTDKEHIFVQLKTLIVWGVVLISAATILVAWWSNFGLFEPLQRLCQTLHNANQTGNAQLQLPEQLGAELSGLANVVGQMHDKLHNRIEIAKLREMFNQGIRHSRDPDELRRFALEFFATHYAAPSVAICNTDENTLIPIQTIGCPPCFDNLGIQYTQLCRTLTRQSLDAGNTAFEVKAGAVVISIKSAALYPLLVNNQLRGALYIASVEHFDYEQQSSIQQLCEDLAIQIQLCENAQQQLAAETALSQHLEMMLHILNAIPNPTYYRDIHGTFLGVNRAFLDFLDLFEAEVTGMRIQDVFDVYTTGYLEQKSRFTIEQQAQHQFELTLKNGQQESRELIVHEAPFFDGYKEVGGVVGTFLDMTERNELERNMLAAKELADKNAKVKSEFLANMSHEIRSPMNAIIGMAHLALNTQLDIKQRSYVEKIDNAAKQLLKLLNDILDFSKIEAGKVEIESTHFQLDKVLDNVATIVGLKADEKQLELIFDVHPDVSNDYIGDPLRISQVLINLAGNAVKFTEQGHVTINISYQSEDEQSARLLFSVIDTGIGLSLEQQTRLFQSFAQADTSITRKYGGTGLGLTISQHLVKLMGGEIFVESELGKGSTFYFTLPLPFATPTRLVSQPSEHFKDKMALIVDDNALAREVLAAMLKKFGIASKLFSSGDACIEYVRNQQPHFDIAFIDWHMPQKDGIDTIMELHAQSPASQYALVTAYGRELGLKEEQKHIISNILLKPINPSSVFDCLQACLAPQPQQLNTSCPAQDNRLSGLTILVAEDQPVNQEIAVEILSFHGATVAVANNGQEALNAVKSTTFDIVLMDMQMPIMDGLQATRAIGQLTNTAQPPILAMTANAMQDDIQTCLDAGMVGHIAKPIDVENMVATILAHTQKQEAGGVNSLQVPEQRQNSLEQDSETEAYTFEGIDIEAGINRAAGNREVYFSLLEKFVKQQIEELINLKQAITIGNTELAEHILHALKGASANLSMTYLTGQCAELESQLKDTRVDGTQIDSLLDYIRDCHAQVTHHIDSGIAHTQKAAANSASDSHTEPTEAPLFALAKALREYDSCATELVSSLHIDEPLPKDVLDELNQLITQYEFEKAHSLLEPYVPQHTSNGSAAVN; encoded by the coding sequence ATGCAACTTTCTCAATACCTGAATAGTTCGCAGTCGGATCAACTCGAAAAACTGGCCAAATTCAGTACGGCTGAACTACCGATAATCACTGGTAAACTGGGCTCTGCTGCTTTCAAGCAGACAGTTCAACAGCCAGTCAGCCTGTTCCAGGCCATCTCGACTCTGCCTGTTGAATCCTCAGCAGCTCAGCTTGCAACCTTGCATAGTGATCTTAGGCAACTTTTTGTTCAGACCCAGGCTGAACTCAACCAGCCAGGTTTTGTCGTTGCAGCGTTTAACCTGGCGAATTATCACGCAGAGCTACAGCATATAATGGCCGAACTAGCGCAATTAAATGGGCTATTCATGCAACAGAGCCAGCAATTGCGTACTGACAAAGAGCATATTTTTGTGCAACTCAAAACACTCATTGTATGGGGCGTTGTACTGATTAGCGCAGCCACGATATTGGTAGCGTGGTGGAGCAACTTCGGATTATTCGAGCCGCTGCAAAGGCTTTGTCAGACTTTACACAATGCCAACCAAACAGGCAACGCACAGTTACAACTCCCTGAACAACTTGGAGCTGAGCTCAGTGGACTGGCAAATGTTGTTGGTCAGATGCATGACAAACTTCACAATCGAATAGAAATCGCTAAATTGCGAGAAATGTTTAACCAGGGGATCAGACATAGCCGTGATCCGGATGAACTGCGGCGCTTTGCTCTGGAATTTTTCGCCACCCATTATGCAGCCCCCAGTGTGGCAATTTGCAATACGGATGAAAATACACTGATACCAATACAAACCATTGGCTGCCCACCCTGTTTTGATAACCTAGGTATCCAATACACGCAATTATGCCGGACATTAACACGCCAAAGTCTGGATGCAGGCAATACTGCCTTTGAAGTAAAAGCGGGCGCCGTAGTAATTTCAATAAAAAGCGCGGCACTGTATCCCCTACTAGTCAACAATCAGCTCAGGGGTGCATTGTATATTGCCAGTGTTGAGCACTTCGACTATGAGCAACAAAGCAGCATTCAACAGCTGTGCGAGGACCTCGCTATCCAGATACAGCTTTGTGAGAATGCGCAGCAGCAGCTCGCCGCTGAAACAGCCCTGTCACAGCATCTTGAAATGATGCTGCACATTCTGAATGCCATTCCGAATCCCACTTATTATCGGGATATTCATGGCACCTTTTTAGGTGTTAACCGGGCATTTCTGGATTTTCTGGATCTGTTTGAAGCCGAAGTGACCGGTATGCGCATACAGGACGTGTTTGATGTCTACACCACAGGTTATCTGGAGCAAAAGTCGCGCTTCACAATAGAGCAACAGGCGCAACATCAGTTTGAGCTTACGCTAAAAAATGGTCAGCAGGAATCTCGAGAACTCATCGTTCATGAAGCCCCCTTCTTTGATGGGTATAAAGAAGTTGGCGGTGTGGTAGGCACCTTTTTAGACATGACTGAACGCAATGAGCTGGAACGCAACATGTTGGCAGCCAAGGAGCTTGCTGACAAAAATGCCAAAGTAAAAAGTGAGTTTCTTGCCAATATGAGCCACGAAATTCGCTCCCCCATGAATGCCATTATAGGTATGGCGCATCTGGCGCTGAATACACAGCTTGATATCAAACAGCGTAGTTATGTTGAAAAAATCGACAATGCCGCTAAGCAGCTGCTTAAACTCCTGAATGACATCCTGGATTTCTCGAAGATCGAAGCGGGTAAAGTCGAAATTGAATCAACCCATTTTCAACTTGATAAGGTCCTAGATAATGTAGCAACCATCGTCGGATTAAAGGCAGATGAAAAGCAACTTGAGTTGATATTTGATGTTCACCCGGATGTAAGCAATGACTATATCGGCGATCCTCTGCGTATCAGTCAGGTGCTGATCAACCTGGCCGGCAATGCTGTGAAATTCACGGAGCAAGGCCATGTCACCATCAATATCAGCTATCAGAGTGAGGATGAACAAAGTGCCCGGCTGCTTTTCAGTGTCATCGATACCGGAATAGGATTAAGCCTGGAGCAACAAACCCGATTATTCCAATCGTTTGCGCAGGCCGATACTTCCATTACCCGTAAATACGGCGGCACGGGCCTGGGGCTGACGATTTCACAACATCTGGTAAAGCTAATGGGTGGCGAAATTTTTGTCGAGAGTGAACTGGGTAAAGGGTCTACATTCTACTTTACCTTGCCGCTACCCTTCGCAACCCCTACCCGTCTTGTGAGTCAGCCTTCTGAACACTTCAAAGATAAAATGGCACTGATAGTAGATGACAATGCCCTGGCACGTGAAGTATTGGCCGCAATGCTGAAAAAGTTTGGCATCGCTTCTAAGCTATTCTCTTCCGGTGACGCCTGTATCGAGTACGTACGGAATCAACAGCCGCACTTTGATATTGCGTTTATTGACTGGCACATGCCGCAAAAAGACGGCATTGATACCATTATGGAGCTACATGCCCAGTCTCCTGCAAGTCAATATGCCCTGGTCACCGCCTATGGACGAGAACTGGGCCTGAAAGAAGAGCAAAAACACATTATCTCAAATATTCTATTGAAGCCTATTAACCCATCAAGCGTATTCGATTGCTTACAAGCCTGCCTGGCGCCTCAACCACAACAGCTCAATACGAGTTGTCCTGCCCAGGATAACAGGCTATCCGGATTAACCATATTGGTGGCCGAAGATCAGCCTGTCAATCAGGAAATTGCGGTTGAAATCCTATCTTTTCATGGTGCAACGGTGGCGGTTGCCAACAATGGTCAGGAGGCACTTAATGCGGTAAAGAGTACCACATTTGATATTGTGCTGATGGACATGCAAATGCCGATTATGGATGGACTCCAGGCCACACGTGCAATCGGTCAGCTTACCAACACAGCCCAGCCTCCCATTTTGGCCATGACAGCCAACGCCATGCAAGATGATATTCAGACTTGTCTGGATGCGGGGATGGTGGGTCACATTGCAAAACCAATCGATGTTGAGAACATGGTTGCGACCATCCTGGCCCATACCCAGAAACAAGAGGCAGGTGGTGTTAATTCTTTACAAGTCCCGGAACAGCGTCAGAACTCTCTGGAGCAAGACTCTGAAACGGAAGCATATACATTTGAAGGAATAGATATTGAAGCCGGTATTAACCGGGCAGCTGGAAACCGGGAGGTGTATTTCTCACTGCTTGAGAAGTTTGTTAAACAGCAGATAGAAGAACTTATCAACCTCAAACAGGCCATCACCATTGGCAACACTGAGCTTGCTGAACATATACTCCACGCACTGAAAGGCGCAAGTGCAAACTTGTCAATGACCTATCTGACAGGTCAATGCGCTGAATTAGAATCTCAGCTTAAGGACACTCGTGTAGATGGAACACAGATAGACAGTTTGCTGGATTACATCAGAGACTGCCATGCCCAGGTTACACATCATATTGATTCTGGCATAGCACACACTCAAAAAGCAGCTGCGAACAGTGCCTCAGATAGTCACACAGAACCGACTGAAGCCCCCTTGTTCGCACTCGCTAAGGCGCTGAGAGAATACGACTCATGTGCCACTGAGTTAGTCTCATCATTGCACATTGATGAACCGTTGCCTAAGGACGTATTAGATGAGCTTAATCAGCTCATTACTCAGTATGAGTTTGAAAAAGCTCACTCCCTGCTTGAGCCTTATGTGCCGCAGCACACTAGTAATGGCAGCGCTGCGGTCAATTAG